Proteins from one Nomia melanderi isolate GNS246 chromosome 3, iyNomMela1, whole genome shotgun sequence genomic window:
- the LOC143174383 gene encoding zinc finger X-chromosomal protein-like, producing the protein MPRAVTLVLRKFSDERGSVDRPYRFLYENYGPEVYREMKKSDEVYVSPRHRTARRNNYLCPKCGNGYTVVKSLKRHLRYECGVAPRFKCPYCGNRSKQRAHVNEHIRRKHTGQQIYIIDSP; encoded by the exons ATGCCGCGTGCTGTGACCCTGGTTTTGCGAAAGTTTTCGGATGAACGAGGTTCCG TGGACCGTCCGTACCGTTTCCTGTACGAGAATTACGGGCCGGAGGTTTACCGCGAGATGAAGAAGTCGGACGAGGTCTACGTGTCGCCGCGTCACCGGACCGCCAGGCGAAATAACTACCTGTGCCCGAAATGCGGGAACGGTTACACCGTGGTGAAAAGCTTGAAGCGGCATCTGCGCTACGAGTGTGGTGTCGCGCCGCGGTTCAAGTGCCCGTACTGCGGGAACCGCAGCAAACAGAGGGCCCACGTGAACGAGCATATACGTAGAAAGCACACGGGCCAACAGATCTACATAATCGACTCGCCCTGA